One genomic region from Salvia hispanica cultivar TCC Black 2014 chromosome 2, UniMelb_Shisp_WGS_1.0, whole genome shotgun sequence encodes:
- the LOC125207401 gene encoding ion channel DMI1 isoform X2: MQEGNSGQSSPAKPEERPPLSKKSKTTSSNSDDSQTPHFPGPLFRRLSPTPSTTSSTVSFTDTTTSATTSSSASNSDAFSFNFSDRDYVFPSNLGGYSTRRNVSVKSSSSSSFSKSQQQPPQLSARSASMPSSFGGGGLTSPPNKSKLRADKDLKALSFQSSLGLVSAPPVASVSSHRDAVIQKSSSLKNSWKVYLLKFFCFTSATYAVFLRNEVSRLEEEYTNLQMFCSNKYPGHRKHMEVSDLENGSSFLSLGNSDPRAIALYTVIVTLITPFVLYEYLDYLPRIRSLSKWTKDCKEEVPLKKRIAYMVDVCFSVYPYAKLLALLIATLFLIGFGGLALYAVSDSSFTEALWLSWTFVADSGNHADRVGTGSRIVSVSISAGGMLIFAMMLGLVSDAISEKVDSLRKGKSEVIESNHILILGWSDKLGSLLKQLAIANKSIGGGVIVVLAERDKEEMEMDIAKLEFDLMGTSIICRSGSPLILADLKKVSVSKARAIIVLASDENADQSDARALRVVLSLTGVKEGLRGHVVVEMSDLDNEPLVKLVGGELIETVVAHDVIGRLMIQCALQPGLAQIWEDILGFENAEFYIKRWPELDGCCYEDVMISFPDAIPCGVKVHADGGKIKINPDDRYVLREGDEILVIAEDDDTYAPGPIPQIRRGVSPRMTNPPKFPEKILFCGWRRDIDDMIMVLEALLSQGSELWMFNEVPEKDREKKLTEGGLDISGLVNLKLVHREGNAVIRRHLENLPLETFDSMNHWKTLLFILIHGLWLLFSSSEIYSRSDYLTKTTSHHLL, from the exons ATGCAGGAGGGGAACAGCGGCCAATCAAGCCCGGCGAAGCCGGAGGAGAGGCCACCTCTGAGCAAGAAATCAAAGACGACGTCCTCCAATTCCGACGATTCCCAAACTCCACACTTCCCCGGCCCCCTCTTCCGCCGCCTCTCCCCAACTCCTTCAACCACTTCCTCCACCGTCTCCTTCACCGACACTACCACCTCCGCCACCACGTCTTCCTCCGCCTCCAACAGCGATGCCTTCAGCTTCAATTTCTCAGATCGGGATTACGTCTTCCCTTCCAATCTCGGAGGCTACTCCACTCGCAGGAACGTCTCCGTcaaatcttcttcttcctcttccttctCCAAATCTCAGCAGCAGCCTCCTCAATTGTCGGCGCGCAGCGCCTCTATGCCGTCTAGTTTTGGCGGAGGGGGTTTGACTTCGCCGCCGAATAAGTCGAAGCTCCGAGCCGATAAGGATTTGAAGGCGCTGTCGTTTCAATCCTCCTTGGGCTTGGTTTCTGCTCCGCCGGTCGCATCTGTGTCCAGCCATCGCGATGCGGTGATTCAGAAGAGTTCGTCGTTGAAGAATTCGTGGAAGGTGTATTTG CTcaagtttttttgttttacatcTGCTACGTATGCTGTTTTCTTGCGTAATGAAGTCTCAAGGCTGGAG GAAGAGTACACCAACCTTCAAATGTtttgtagtaataaatatccTGGTCACAGAAAACACATGGAAGTTTCAGACTTAGAAAATGGAAGTTCATTTTTGTCTTTAGGGAACAGTGACCCTAGAGCTATAGCTCTGTACACAGTTATTGTTACCCTCATCACACCATTTGTATTATATGAATATCTTGATTATCTGCCACGAATCAGAAGTCTCTCAAAGTGGACAAAGGATTGCAAAGAGGAGGTTCCTCTGAAAAAAAGGATTGCCTATATGGTTGATGTGTGTTTTTCAGTTTATCCTTATGCAAAGCTTCTTGCACTACTCATTGCGACTCTGTTTCTCATTGGATTTGGAGGCTTGGCATTATATGCTGTAAGTGACAGCAGCTTTACTGAAGCTCTTTGGCTTTCTTGGACATTTGTGGCAGATTCAGGAAATCATGCTGATAGGGTTGGTACTGGATCCAGGATTGTTTCAGTTTCTATTAGTGCTGGAGGCATGCTTATATTTGCCATGATGCTGGGGCTTGTTTCTGATGCTATTTCGGAGAAGGTGGATTCTTTGCGCAAGGGAAAGAGTGAGGTTATTGAAAGTAACCATATTCTCATTCTCGGATGGAGTGACAAGTTG GGTTCACTTTTAAAGCAGTTGGCAATTGCAAACAAAAGCATTGGCGGTGGTGTTATTGTTGTACTAGCAGAAAGGGACAAGGAAGAAATGGAGATGGATATAGCAAAGCTTGAGTTTGACTTGATGGGAACATCAATTATCTGTAGAAGTGGTAGTCCGCTTATACTAGCTGACTTAAAAAAG GTATCTGTCTCCAAAGCACGTGCAATAATTGTATTGGCATCTGACGAGAATGCTGACCAG AGCGATGCACGGGCTCTGCGGGTTGTGCTTAGTTTGACTGGAGTGAAGGAGGGCTTAAGGGGACATGTTGTTGTAGAAATGAGTGATCTCGACAATGAGCCCTTGGTGAAGCTAGTTGGAGGTGAACTCATAGAAACAGTTGTTGCACATGACGTCATTGGAAGACTGATGATACAGTGTGCTCTTCAGCCTGGCCTTGCACAG ATATGGGAAGACattttagggtttgaaaatGCAGAATTCTATATAAAGAGATGGCCTGAACTAGATGGCTGTTGTTATGAAGATGTTATGATCTCTTTCCCTGATGCAATTCCTTGTGGAGTAAAGGTTCATGCAGATGgtggaaaaattaaaataaatccagATGATAGATATGTTCTTCGAGAAGGTGACGAAATCCTTGTCATAGCTGAGGATGATGATACATATGCTCCAGGTCCCATACCACAG ATCCGGAGAGGTGTATCTCCTAGAATGACCAATCCTCCAAAGTTTCCAGAGAAGATTCTGTTCTGTGGTTGGCGACGTGACATTGATGATATGATTATG GTTCTAGAGGCACTATTATCTCAGGGATCAGAATTATGGATGTTCAACGAGGTCCCGGAAAAGGACAGAGAGAAAAAGTTGACAGAGGGTGGGCTGGATATTTCTGGATTGGTAAACTTAAAACTAGTTCACCGCGAAGGAAATGCTGTTATACGACGTCATCTGGAGAATTTGCCACTAGAGACATTTGATTCT ATGAATCATTGGAAGACTCTATTGTTCATTCTGATTCACGGTCTTTGGCTACTCTTCTCCTCATCAGAGATATACAG TCGAAGCGATTACCTAACAAAGACAACAAGTCATCATCTCCTTTGA
- the LOC125207401 gene encoding probable ion channel POLLUX isoform X1, translating into MQEGNSGQSSPAKPEERPPLSKKSKTTSSNSDDSQTPHFPGPLFRRLSPTPSTTSSTVSFTDTTTSATTSSSASNSDAFSFNFSDRDYVFPSNLGGYSTRRNVSVKSSSSSSFSKSQQQPPQLSARSASMPSSFGGGGLTSPPNKSKLRADKDLKALSFQSSLGLVSAPPVASVSSHRDAVIQKSSSLKNSWKVYLLKFFCFTSATYAVFLRNEVSRLEEEYTNLQMFCSNKYPGHRKHMEVSDLENGSSFLSLGNSDPRAIALYTVIVTLITPFVLYEYLDYLPRIRSLSKWTKDCKEEVPLKKRIAYMVDVCFSVYPYAKLLALLIATLFLIGFGGLALYAVSDSSFTEALWLSWTFVADSGNHADRVGTGSRIVSVSISAGGMLIFAMMLGLVSDAISEKVDSLRKGKSEVIESNHILILGWSDKLGSLLKQLAIANKSIGGGVIVVLAERDKEEMEMDIAKLEFDLMGTSIICRSGSPLILADLKKVSVSKARAIIVLASDENADQSDARALRVVLSLTGVKEGLRGHVVVEMSDLDNEPLVKLVGGELIETVVAHDVIGRLMIQCALQPGLAQIWEDILGFENAEFYIKRWPELDGCCYEDVMISFPDAIPCGVKVHADGGKIKINPDDRYVLREGDEILVIAEDDDTYAPGPIPQIRRGVSPRMTNPPKFPEKILFCGWRRDIDDMIMVLEALLSQGSELWMFNEVPEKDREKKLTEGGLDISGLVNLKLVHREGNAVIRRHLENLPLETFDSILILADESLEDSIVHSDSRSLATLLLIRDIQSKRLPNKDNKSSSPLSHSGFSQSLWIREMQQASNKSIIISEILDSRTRNLVSVTRISDYVLSNELVSMALAMVAEDKQINRVLEELFAEEGNEMCIKPAEFYLYDQEELCFYEIMIRGRQRQEIIIGYRLATEEQAVINPANKSTPCKWSIDDVFVVISKGG; encoded by the exons ATGCAGGAGGGGAACAGCGGCCAATCAAGCCCGGCGAAGCCGGAGGAGAGGCCACCTCTGAGCAAGAAATCAAAGACGACGTCCTCCAATTCCGACGATTCCCAAACTCCACACTTCCCCGGCCCCCTCTTCCGCCGCCTCTCCCCAACTCCTTCAACCACTTCCTCCACCGTCTCCTTCACCGACACTACCACCTCCGCCACCACGTCTTCCTCCGCCTCCAACAGCGATGCCTTCAGCTTCAATTTCTCAGATCGGGATTACGTCTTCCCTTCCAATCTCGGAGGCTACTCCACTCGCAGGAACGTCTCCGTcaaatcttcttcttcctcttccttctCCAAATCTCAGCAGCAGCCTCCTCAATTGTCGGCGCGCAGCGCCTCTATGCCGTCTAGTTTTGGCGGAGGGGGTTTGACTTCGCCGCCGAATAAGTCGAAGCTCCGAGCCGATAAGGATTTGAAGGCGCTGTCGTTTCAATCCTCCTTGGGCTTGGTTTCTGCTCCGCCGGTCGCATCTGTGTCCAGCCATCGCGATGCGGTGATTCAGAAGAGTTCGTCGTTGAAGAATTCGTGGAAGGTGTATTTG CTcaagtttttttgttttacatcTGCTACGTATGCTGTTTTCTTGCGTAATGAAGTCTCAAGGCTGGAG GAAGAGTACACCAACCTTCAAATGTtttgtagtaataaatatccTGGTCACAGAAAACACATGGAAGTTTCAGACTTAGAAAATGGAAGTTCATTTTTGTCTTTAGGGAACAGTGACCCTAGAGCTATAGCTCTGTACACAGTTATTGTTACCCTCATCACACCATTTGTATTATATGAATATCTTGATTATCTGCCACGAATCAGAAGTCTCTCAAAGTGGACAAAGGATTGCAAAGAGGAGGTTCCTCTGAAAAAAAGGATTGCCTATATGGTTGATGTGTGTTTTTCAGTTTATCCTTATGCAAAGCTTCTTGCACTACTCATTGCGACTCTGTTTCTCATTGGATTTGGAGGCTTGGCATTATATGCTGTAAGTGACAGCAGCTTTACTGAAGCTCTTTGGCTTTCTTGGACATTTGTGGCAGATTCAGGAAATCATGCTGATAGGGTTGGTACTGGATCCAGGATTGTTTCAGTTTCTATTAGTGCTGGAGGCATGCTTATATTTGCCATGATGCTGGGGCTTGTTTCTGATGCTATTTCGGAGAAGGTGGATTCTTTGCGCAAGGGAAAGAGTGAGGTTATTGAAAGTAACCATATTCTCATTCTCGGATGGAGTGACAAGTTG GGTTCACTTTTAAAGCAGTTGGCAATTGCAAACAAAAGCATTGGCGGTGGTGTTATTGTTGTACTAGCAGAAAGGGACAAGGAAGAAATGGAGATGGATATAGCAAAGCTTGAGTTTGACTTGATGGGAACATCAATTATCTGTAGAAGTGGTAGTCCGCTTATACTAGCTGACTTAAAAAAG GTATCTGTCTCCAAAGCACGTGCAATAATTGTATTGGCATCTGACGAGAATGCTGACCAG AGCGATGCACGGGCTCTGCGGGTTGTGCTTAGTTTGACTGGAGTGAAGGAGGGCTTAAGGGGACATGTTGTTGTAGAAATGAGTGATCTCGACAATGAGCCCTTGGTGAAGCTAGTTGGAGGTGAACTCATAGAAACAGTTGTTGCACATGACGTCATTGGAAGACTGATGATACAGTGTGCTCTTCAGCCTGGCCTTGCACAG ATATGGGAAGACattttagggtttgaaaatGCAGAATTCTATATAAAGAGATGGCCTGAACTAGATGGCTGTTGTTATGAAGATGTTATGATCTCTTTCCCTGATGCAATTCCTTGTGGAGTAAAGGTTCATGCAGATGgtggaaaaattaaaataaatccagATGATAGATATGTTCTTCGAGAAGGTGACGAAATCCTTGTCATAGCTGAGGATGATGATACATATGCTCCAGGTCCCATACCACAG ATCCGGAGAGGTGTATCTCCTAGAATGACCAATCCTCCAAAGTTTCCAGAGAAGATTCTGTTCTGTGGTTGGCGACGTGACATTGATGATATGATTATG GTTCTAGAGGCACTATTATCTCAGGGATCAGAATTATGGATGTTCAACGAGGTCCCGGAAAAGGACAGAGAGAAAAAGTTGACAGAGGGTGGGCTGGATATTTCTGGATTGGTAAACTTAAAACTAGTTCACCGCGAAGGAAATGCTGTTATACGACGTCATCTGGAGAATTTGCCACTAGAGACATTTGATTCT ATTTTAATTCTTGCAGATGAATCATTGGAAGACTCTATTGTTCATTCTGATTCACGGTCTTTGGCTACTCTTCTCCTCATCAGAGATATACAG TCGAAGCGATTACCTAACAAAGACAACAAGTCATCATCTCCTTTGAGCCACTCTGGATTTTCTCAGAGTTTGTGGATTCGGGAAATGCAGCAAGCTTCAAATAAGTCGATAATTATAAGCGAGATATTGGATTCTAGAACTAGAAATCTTGTATCTGTAACGAGGATCAGTGATTATGTACTATCAAATGAGCTGGTGAGCATGGCACTGGCCATGGTCGCAGAAGACAAACAAATCAATCGTGTGCTAGAAGAACTATTTGCAGAAGAG GGAAATGAGATGTGCATAAAGCCTGCAGAATTCTATCTCTACGACCAGGAAGAACTATGTTTCTACGAAATCATGATAAGGGGTCGTCAGCGACAAGAAATTATAATCGGATATCGACTTGCAACGGAGGAGCAAGCAGTAATTAACCCTGCAAATAAGTCAACACCATGTAAATGGTCTATAGATGATGTTTTTGTAGTCATTTCCAAAGGGGGTTGA
- the LOC125207401 gene encoding probable ion channel SYM8 isoform X3 — translation MASLNRKELQFSLLKFFCFTSATYAVFLRNEVSRLEEEYTNLQMFCSNKYPGHRKHMEVSDLENGSSFLSLGNSDPRAIALYTVIVTLITPFVLYEYLDYLPRIRSLSKWTKDCKEEVPLKKRIAYMVDVCFSVYPYAKLLALLIATLFLIGFGGLALYAVSDSSFTEALWLSWTFVADSGNHADRVGTGSRIVSVSISAGGMLIFAMMLGLVSDAISEKVDSLRKGKSEVIESNHILILGWSDKLGSLLKQLAIANKSIGGGVIVVLAERDKEEMEMDIAKLEFDLMGTSIICRSGSPLILADLKKVSVSKARAIIVLASDENADQSDARALRVVLSLTGVKEGLRGHVVVEMSDLDNEPLVKLVGGELIETVVAHDVIGRLMIQCALQPGLAQIWEDILGFENAEFYIKRWPELDGCCYEDVMISFPDAIPCGVKVHADGGKIKINPDDRYVLREGDEILVIAEDDDTYAPGPIPQIRRGVSPRMTNPPKFPEKILFCGWRRDIDDMIMVLEALLSQGSELWMFNEVPEKDREKKLTEGGLDISGLVNLKLVHREGNAVIRRHLENLPLETFDSILILADESLEDSIVHSDSRSLATLLLIRDIQSKRLPNKDNKSSSPLSHSGFSQSLWIREMQQASNKSIIISEILDSRTRNLVSVTRISDYVLSNELVSMALAMVAEDKQINRVLEELFAEEGNEMCIKPAEFYLYDQEELCFYEIMIRGRQRQEIIIGYRLATEEQAVINPANKSTPCKWSIDDVFVVISKGG, via the exons ATGGCGTCCTTGAACAGAAAGGAACTTCAATTCAGTTTG CTcaagtttttttgttttacatcTGCTACGTATGCTGTTTTCTTGCGTAATGAAGTCTCAAGGCTGGAG GAAGAGTACACCAACCTTCAAATGTtttgtagtaataaatatccTGGTCACAGAAAACACATGGAAGTTTCAGACTTAGAAAATGGAAGTTCATTTTTGTCTTTAGGGAACAGTGACCCTAGAGCTATAGCTCTGTACACAGTTATTGTTACCCTCATCACACCATTTGTATTATATGAATATCTTGATTATCTGCCACGAATCAGAAGTCTCTCAAAGTGGACAAAGGATTGCAAAGAGGAGGTTCCTCTGAAAAAAAGGATTGCCTATATGGTTGATGTGTGTTTTTCAGTTTATCCTTATGCAAAGCTTCTTGCACTACTCATTGCGACTCTGTTTCTCATTGGATTTGGAGGCTTGGCATTATATGCTGTAAGTGACAGCAGCTTTACTGAAGCTCTTTGGCTTTCTTGGACATTTGTGGCAGATTCAGGAAATCATGCTGATAGGGTTGGTACTGGATCCAGGATTGTTTCAGTTTCTATTAGTGCTGGAGGCATGCTTATATTTGCCATGATGCTGGGGCTTGTTTCTGATGCTATTTCGGAGAAGGTGGATTCTTTGCGCAAGGGAAAGAGTGAGGTTATTGAAAGTAACCATATTCTCATTCTCGGATGGAGTGACAAGTTG GGTTCACTTTTAAAGCAGTTGGCAATTGCAAACAAAAGCATTGGCGGTGGTGTTATTGTTGTACTAGCAGAAAGGGACAAGGAAGAAATGGAGATGGATATAGCAAAGCTTGAGTTTGACTTGATGGGAACATCAATTATCTGTAGAAGTGGTAGTCCGCTTATACTAGCTGACTTAAAAAAG GTATCTGTCTCCAAAGCACGTGCAATAATTGTATTGGCATCTGACGAGAATGCTGACCAG AGCGATGCACGGGCTCTGCGGGTTGTGCTTAGTTTGACTGGAGTGAAGGAGGGCTTAAGGGGACATGTTGTTGTAGAAATGAGTGATCTCGACAATGAGCCCTTGGTGAAGCTAGTTGGAGGTGAACTCATAGAAACAGTTGTTGCACATGACGTCATTGGAAGACTGATGATACAGTGTGCTCTTCAGCCTGGCCTTGCACAG ATATGGGAAGACattttagggtttgaaaatGCAGAATTCTATATAAAGAGATGGCCTGAACTAGATGGCTGTTGTTATGAAGATGTTATGATCTCTTTCCCTGATGCAATTCCTTGTGGAGTAAAGGTTCATGCAGATGgtggaaaaattaaaataaatccagATGATAGATATGTTCTTCGAGAAGGTGACGAAATCCTTGTCATAGCTGAGGATGATGATACATATGCTCCAGGTCCCATACCACAG ATCCGGAGAGGTGTATCTCCTAGAATGACCAATCCTCCAAAGTTTCCAGAGAAGATTCTGTTCTGTGGTTGGCGACGTGACATTGATGATATGATTATG GTTCTAGAGGCACTATTATCTCAGGGATCAGAATTATGGATGTTCAACGAGGTCCCGGAAAAGGACAGAGAGAAAAAGTTGACAGAGGGTGGGCTGGATATTTCTGGATTGGTAAACTTAAAACTAGTTCACCGCGAAGGAAATGCTGTTATACGACGTCATCTGGAGAATTTGCCACTAGAGACATTTGATTCT ATTTTAATTCTTGCAGATGAATCATTGGAAGACTCTATTGTTCATTCTGATTCACGGTCTTTGGCTACTCTTCTCCTCATCAGAGATATACAG TCGAAGCGATTACCTAACAAAGACAACAAGTCATCATCTCCTTTGAGCCACTCTGGATTTTCTCAGAGTTTGTGGATTCGGGAAATGCAGCAAGCTTCAAATAAGTCGATAATTATAAGCGAGATATTGGATTCTAGAACTAGAAATCTTGTATCTGTAACGAGGATCAGTGATTATGTACTATCAAATGAGCTGGTGAGCATGGCACTGGCCATGGTCGCAGAAGACAAACAAATCAATCGTGTGCTAGAAGAACTATTTGCAGAAGAG GGAAATGAGATGTGCATAAAGCCTGCAGAATTCTATCTCTACGACCAGGAAGAACTATGTTTCTACGAAATCATGATAAGGGGTCGTCAGCGACAAGAAATTATAATCGGATATCGACTTGCAACGGAGGAGCAAGCAGTAATTAACCCTGCAAATAAGTCAACACCATGTAAATGGTCTATAGATGATGTTTTTGTAGTCATTTCCAAAGGGGGTTGA
- the LOC125208671 gene encoding uncharacterized protein LOC125208671 produces the protein MRDLQLQTPQRDQHSANRRLRTVSALNNLRKTAKNSLNSAALESPKEFSEASNDSPLAESAENSLASVHPAEPQSSESVDVSDLTSTLSSSSVAPTPCKHVTTETVSTEKPEVDTLKMGGSVEAELVIKHLREARIQVLKSKDIGPAKSIVEALIRITIEEVHGGVHEEDEWLDKLFSSKFTPVFLICMMVLCSVLMVGFINWIWNGSFTGPAPT, from the exons ATGAGAGATCTTCAGCTTCAAACACCGCAGAGAGATCAACATTCTGCAAATCGACGCCTGAGAACAGTTTCGGCTCTCAATAATCTACGTAAG ACTGCGAAAAATAGCTTAAATTCTGCTGCTTTGGAGTCGCCGAAGGAGTTTTCCGAGGCTTCAAATGATAGTCCCCTTGCTGAATCTGCTGAG AACTCTCTGGCTTCAGTTCATCCGGCAGAACCGCAATCCTCAGAATCAGTTGATGTCTCAGATCTGACTTCAACGCTATCATCCTCCTCCGTGGCTCCTACTCCTTGCAAGCATGTCACCACTGAAACGGTCAGCACCGAGAAACCTGAAGTGGATACTCTCAAGATGGGAGGATCAGTTGAGGCAGAGCTGGTGATAAAACATCTCAGAGAAGCTAGAATTCAAGTCTTGAAATCAAAAGACATCGGCCCTGCAAAGAGCATCGTGGAGGCTCTCATAAGAATCACAATCGAAGAAGTTCATGGTGGTGTTCATGAAGAGGATGAATGGCTTGATAAACTCTTTTCAAGCAAGTTCACTCCGGTTTTCTTGATCTGTATGATGGTGTTATGCTCTGTGTTGATGGTTGGGTTCATCAATTGGATTTGGAATGGTTCCTTCACCGGCCCAGCACCAACATAA